One window of the Rufibacter radiotolerans genome contains the following:
- a CDS encoding DUF4136 domain-containing protein — MKNRYYLSHLFLLLLAGTLSSCLGFGNHKFGSDYSYSGAFHKYKTFNFITHASENDSATLQNYEVIKKYIRERLEMQGYEYSEQKPDLLVSYYIYYNDLNMKGYEQEEFDIWLVNNEEPTAEHEAYRPIKVYMTQGTLLVTLLDHKKQNAVWQGYTSGVMADPSSESTAYLNRAVRTIFDQYRVFRKGYLRDHSNSN, encoded by the coding sequence ATGAAAAATCGGTACTATCTATCACATCTGTTTTTATTGCTCTTGGCAGGCACCCTAAGTAGTTGCCTTGGATTTGGCAACCATAAATTTGGTTCTGATTATAGTTACTCCGGTGCCTTCCACAAGTACAAGACTTTCAATTTTATCACCCACGCCTCAGAAAATGACTCTGCCACCCTGCAGAATTATGAGGTGATCAAAAAGTACATAAGGGAACGCCTGGAAATGCAGGGGTATGAGTACAGTGAACAGAAGCCCGACCTTCTGGTGAGCTATTACATTTACTACAATGACCTCAACATGAAGGGGTATGAGCAGGAGGAATTTGACATCTGGTTGGTCAACAATGAAGAACCCACCGCCGAGCATGAGGCGTACCGTCCCATTAAAGTATACATGACCCAGGGCACCTTATTGGTGACCTTGTTAGACCATAAAAAACAGAATGCCGTATGGCAAGGCTATACCTCCGGGGTGATGGCAGATCCCTCCTCTGAAAGCACCGCTTACCTTAACCGGGCCGTACGCACCATATTTGACCAATACCGTGTGTTCCGGAAAGGCTACCTGAGGGACCATTCCAACTCCAAC
- a CDS encoding deoxyhypusine synthase family protein: MKVTQFLKDHYKHFNAAALIDAAEGYKLHLNDGGKMMITLAGAMSTAELGIILAEMIREDKVQAITCTGANLEEDIFNLVAHDFYERIPNYRDLTPQDEQDLLNRHLNRVTDTCIPEEEAMRRLEHTVLKYWQKADQAGEAYFPHQFFYQILNSGDLEQHYQIDPKNSWMLEAAKKNLPIFVPGWEDSTLGNIFTGHVISGDIKNVHTVRTGIEYMMELAEWYTATAKDESTIGFFQIGGGIAGDFPICVVPMLHQDLQRTGVPLWGYFCQISDSTTSYGSYSGAVPNEKITWGKLGVNTPKYVIESDATIVAPLIFAIVLDK; this comes from the coding sequence ATGAAGGTAACCCAGTTCCTGAAAGACCATTATAAGCATTTTAACGCAGCTGCCCTTATTGACGCGGCTGAAGGCTATAAACTACATTTAAATGACGGCGGAAAGATGATGATCACCCTGGCAGGCGCTATGAGCACCGCCGAGTTGGGCATCATTCTGGCTGAGATGATCAGAGAAGACAAGGTGCAGGCCATTACCTGTACCGGTGCCAACCTGGAGGAAGACATCTTCAACCTGGTGGCCCATGACTTCTATGAGCGCATCCCTAACTACCGTGACCTTACCCCGCAGGACGAGCAGGACCTCCTGAACCGTCACCTGAACCGGGTAACCGACACCTGTATTCCAGAAGAAGAGGCTATGCGCCGCCTGGAGCACACCGTATTAAAGTACTGGCAGAAAGCCGACCAGGCCGGCGAGGCGTATTTCCCGCACCAGTTCTTCTACCAGATCCTGAACTCCGGTGACCTGGAGCAGCATTACCAGATTGACCCTAAGAACAGCTGGATGCTGGAAGCGGCCAAAAAGAACCTTCCTATCTTCGTACCTGGCTGGGAAGACTCTACCTTGGGTAACATCTTCACCGGTCACGTGATCAGCGGCGACATCAAGAACGTGCACACCGTGCGCACCGGTATTGAGTACATGATGGAGTTAGCCGAGTGGTATACCGCCACCGCTAAAGACGAGTCAACCATTGGCTTCTTCCAGATTGGCGGTGGAATTGCCGGTGACTTCCCTATCTGCGTGGTGCCTATGCTGCACCAGGATTTACAGCGCACTGGGGTTCCGTTATGGGGCTATTTCTGCCAGATCTCAGACTCTACTACCAGCTACGGGTCTTACTCCGGCGCGGTGCCGAATGAGAAAATCACTTGGGGGAAACTGGGCGTCAACACGCCTAAATACGTGATTGAGTCTGACGCTACCATTGTGGCACCGTTGATCTTTGCGATAGTGCTAGACAAATAG
- the hslV gene encoding ATP-dependent protease subunit HslV, protein MPKIRSTTVLGVYHNGEVAVGADGQATMDKYIAKSNVKKIRKLQDGKIITGFAGSTADAFTLMERFEEKLNAYGNNMKRAAIELAKDWRKDQYLRKLEAMMVVANKEELLIISGTGDVLEPDHQIAAIGSGSTYAQSAALALKKHAPHLTAEEMVREALTIAADICIYTNHNFIIEKPN, encoded by the coding sequence ATGCCAAAAATACGCTCAACCACCGTGCTTGGAGTTTACCATAATGGAGAAGTGGCCGTTGGCGCCGACGGACAGGCAACCATGGATAAATACATTGCCAAGAGCAACGTCAAAAAGATACGCAAGCTGCAGGACGGGAAAATCATTACCGGTTTTGCCGGCTCCACCGCCGATGCCTTTACTCTGATGGAGCGTTTTGAGGAAAAACTGAACGCTTACGGCAACAACATGAAACGGGCGGCCATTGAGTTGGCCAAGGACTGGCGCAAAGACCAGTACCTGCGCAAGCTGGAAGCCATGATGGTGGTGGCCAACAAAGAGGAACTGCTCATTATCTCGGGCACTGGCGACGTGCTGGAGCCAGACCACCAGATTGCCGCCATCGGGTCTGGAAGCACCTATGCCCAGTCTGCGGCCCTGGCCCTGAAGAAACATGCGCCCCACCTGACCGCCGAGGAAATGGTGCGGGAGGCCCTGACCATTGCGGCAGATATCTGCATTTACACCAACCATAATTTCATCATTGAAAAGCCTAACTAA